Genomic DNA from Gemmatimonadota bacterium:
CGTCAATGACGAGTGTTTCGAGGTTCCGATTGTTCACGCCAATCACGCCCCTCGGCACGGCGAGTGCGCGCTCGAGTTCCTCCTCGCTGCGCACTTCCAGGAGCACTTCGAGCCCGACCCCTCCGGCGAAGTGAGCCAGCGCGTTGAAACGGGACGGTTCCAGCGCGCGGGCAATCAGCAGCACGGCGGATGCACCGGAGGCTCGAGCCTCGAGCAGCTGCACCTCGTCAACAATAAAATCCTTGCGGAGAAGCGGAATGGAGACCGCCCGGCGTGCCGCGCGTAGGTCGTCAAGCGACCCGCCAAAGCGCGACGGCTCCGTGAGCACAGACAACGCCGCAGCACCGGCGGCCGCATAGAGCTGCGCGCGCGCCTCGGCGACGATGCCAGCGTTGATGGTCCCTTTGCTTGGGCTTCGCCGCTTGATCTCTGCGATGACCTGCACCGTGTCGCGCCGAAGCGCAGCGGCAAAGCCGGCGGGCCGGGGAGCCTCCGCCACGGCGCGCTCCAACG
This window encodes:
- a CDS encoding indole-3-glycerol phosphate synthase TrpC, yielding MRAGAAASNRAALERAVAEAPRPAGFAAALRRDTVQVIAEIKRRSPSKGTINAGIVAEARAQLYAAAGAAALSVLTEPSRFGGSLDDLRAARRAVSIPLLRKDFIVDEVQLLEARASGASAVLLIARALEPSRFNALAHFAGGVGLEVLLEVRSEEELERALAVPRGVIGVNNRNLETLVIDDEVSARLIPLVPSDRIAVYESGVADRSGVERAAALGADAVLVGSALSSSADGTSALAAFLGVHRRARG